The following is a genomic window from Candidatus Methylomirabilota bacterium.
TGGAACTCGGGATCGGCATTGGTCTTGGCGGCCGCGATGGCGAAGGCGTCGATCGCCGCCGGCGGCGTGCCGGCCGGCATCCAGCCGATGATGCCGGCTTCGAACGTGAGCGCCGAGGCGGCCTGGAACGCGCCCCACACGGGGCCGCCGGGCTCCTTGCCGCGCAGCTGTTTGTAGACCTCGTACACGGACGGCAGGTCCTTCACCACGAGATCGCGCGCGGTGAAATTGCCGTCGGCGTCGGAGGACCCGCCGGTGAACAGCGGCACGGCCTTCTTGGCGTCCACCAGGGCGCGCACCTGGGTGAGATAGACGGAGGTGAACTGGAAGTCGAAATTGGTCTCGCCGCGCTCGAAGGCCAGTCGGATCGGGCCGCGACCGGGGAACCCGAGGACGGTCTTGATCGGCAGCTCCAGCAACTCGAAGGCCAGCAGCACCGGCAGATCGCTGCCGGTCGCGGCGATGCCGCCGTAGACCAGGGGCACCTTCGGCTTCAGGAGGTCCGCGGGCGTCTGGATGCCGGTCGCCGGCGACGCGTAGACGACCGGTCCGATCCCGATCGAATAGGCGATGCGCTTGTTGGCGAGGTTGTAGGCGACGCCCTTCTGCTTGAACATGAAGGGGAACGCGGTCGACGAGGTGGTGGAAAGGATGAGCAGGCCGTCGTCCTTGCCCTGCTTCTCGAAATGGTTGGCCCCCAGGATCGAGCCACCGCCGGGCATGGTGGTGACGTTGAAGGTCGGATTGCCGGGGACGTGCTTGCTCAGAAACGGCGTCACGAAGCGGGTGGTGACCTCGCCGGCGCCGCCGGGCGCGAACGGCACGATCACGTCGATGGTCTTGCCGGCATAGAAATCGGCGGCGCGGGCGTACCGGGTCGGCCCCAGCGCGGCGGCGATCGTGGCGGCCGCGCCGGCGGCCAGCACCTCGCGACGGCTCGGATGTGCGTTCATGCGTTCTCCTTTCCTGGGATGCGGTGGCGTTTGGCCGGCGGCGGTCAGCGTAACCCGAAGGGGGGATGCCTGGCCAGCGCCCCACCCGGCGCCGGGCCAGACCCCGTGGACCATCGTTCAGCCGGCCAGGGCCAGCAGCGTATGGAGCAGCACGTTGGCCCCGCGCTCGATGTCCACGGCCTCGCTGGTCTCGTCCACCCGGTGGCTGCGGCCACCCTTCGAGGGAATGAAGATCATCCCCGCGTCGGTGATCCGGGCCAGGTTCTGGGCGTCGTGCCCGGCCGCCGAGTACAGGCGCTGGGCTTTGAGCCCGAGCCGGTCGCAGGCCGTCTCGGCAGCCGCCATGACACGCTCCGCGAAGGACGTTGGTGCCGTGGCGGACAGCGGTCGGATCTCGACCCCGATTCCGCGCGTGCTGGCCACGGCCGTGGCCAGCGCCTCGACCGCCGGGGTCAGACGCGCGAGCACGCCGGGATCGGGGTCGCGCATCTCGTGGATCAGCTCCGTCCGCCCCGGCACGACATTGGCAGCGCCGGGATAAACCGCGACATAGCCGATGTTGCTGACGGTCACCGGGCTGCCGTCCGTGGTGATCAGCGCCCGCGCCTGCAGGGCGAAATCGGCGGCGGCCAGGAAGGCATCTCGCCGCCGGTCCATCGGCGTGGTCCCGGCGTGGTCGGCCTGGCCGCTGAACACGATGCGCGCCCGGCGCACCCCGACGATCCTGTCCACGATGCCGATGTGGAGGCCGGCCTCCTCGAGTCGCGCTCCTTGCTCGATGTGCAGCTCCACGTAGGCGGCCACCGAGCCGGCGGGCGCCCGGGCTTCCGGGGCATGGAGGGCGTCGAACCCAGCGCGCCGCATCGCGTCCACCAGGCGATCGCCGTCGAGCGAGGCCAGGTCGGGAATGCGAGCCACATCGAGATTCCCCGCGAACGCCCGCGAGCCGAAGAGGCTTCCGTAACGCCCCTCCTCGTCGCTCCACGCCGCCACAGCCAGCGGGCGGGCGGGGCGAATTCCGGCCTCGCGCACGGTTTGCAGGCACTCGAGCCCGGCGATGACTCCGAGGGCTCCGTCGAGGGTCCCCCCCTCGGGAACGGTATCGATATGCGAGCCGGTGACGATCACCGGGTGGTCCGCCTGGAAGCTTCGGGCCCCCAGACCACCGAAGGTGTTGCCGGCGGGGTCGATCCACGCTTCCAGCCCGGCGCTTCGTATCTCGGCCACCAACCAGGCCCGCGCGGCCTCGTGGGCGGGGCTCCACGCGGCGCGGCTCACCCCGCCGCCGGGCAGGGCGCCGAAGCCGGCCAGGGCACGCAGGCGAGAGTCGAGCCGCGAGGCGCAGACGTGGGTCACGCCGCGGCAGTATACGCCCGGACGCCGCTTGACTCACGGGGCGCCGTCCTCTATAGCGGCCGTGAGCAGACCGGGAGGCGACCATGCTGATCGTCGATTCGCAGATCCACATCTGGCAGAACGCCAGGATGAGCGCTCACCATCGCCAGATCCCGACCTATTCGGTCGATGACGCGCTGGCCGAGATGGCCGGGGCCGGCGTCGATGGCGCGGTCATCCATCCGCCGAGCGCTTTGGGCGAGCCGGTCAACGCGCTCGCCGTCGAGGCGGTCCGCCTGCATCCCGACAAGTTCTGCATCCTCGGGCATTTCGACCTCCAGAGCCCGGATCGCGAGACCATCGTGGCTCGGTGGCGCGAGCGGCCCGGCATGCTCGGCTTTCGCTTCACCTTCAACCAGCCCCACCAGAAGGCCTGGTGGACCGACGGCTCGCTCGACTGGTTCTGGGCGGCGGCGGAGAAGGCCCAGCTGCCCGTGGGGCTCCTGGCCGGGGGCAACATGGCGGCCCTGGCGAAGATCGCCGAGCGGCATCCGGGCTTGAAGCTCCACATCGACCACCTCGGGCGCCATGGCGGCGGCAGCGGGCTGAAGGACGACGCGGCCTTCGCCGATCTCAAAGACACCCTGGCGCTCGCCCGGTTCCCCCACGTCGCGATCAAGATGTCGGGCGCGCCCAGCTATTCGAGCCAGCCCTATCCGTACCGAAACATCCACGACTACCTGCGCCAGATCTTCGAGGCGTTCGGTCCCGAGCGCTCGTTCTGGGGCACCGACATCACCCGTATGCCCTGTTCGTACCGGCAATGCGTGACGATGTTCACCGAGGAGCTGCCGTGGCTCCGGGGCCGCGACCTCGAGCGGGTGATGGGCGGCGCCATCGTCGACTGGCTCGGCTGGAAACGCCCCGCCGCCTGAGCGCCCGCTGGCGGCGCGGGACGGCGTTCAGGGCATCACCGCGCCTGTGTCGACGTTCCAGGCGCGGACCGCTCTCACCCTCGCCGAGTAGGTCTTTCCGGGGGTGCGGCAGGGCTGAATCGCGCTACCGCAACGCCCCGCGATGGGAGAAGCGTGTCTCCTGGCTGGTGATGAACTCCAGGAGCGCGGCCTGGCCGTTCTCGGTGGCCTTGCGGGCCCGGGCGAAGGCGCCGGCGATGTCCTCGGGCCGCTCGACCCGCTCGCTCCAGCCGCCCAGGGCGCGCCCCAGATCCGCGTAGCGCCCGCCGATGTCGCGGGCGCCGAACTTGTCGTGAGACACGACGAGGTGCGGGATTTCGATGGCCATGGCCGAATTGTTGAGCACGACGGTGCAGACGGGGATGCCGCAGCGCACTGCGGTCTCGAAATCGAGCCCGGTCATGCCGAAGGCGGCGTCGCCCATGAAATTGACGCAGAACCTGTCGGGGGCGGCGAGCTTGGCGCCGATGATGAGGCCGAGCCCGGTGCCGAGCGCGTGGGACTTGCCCCAGCCGAGATAGCTGCGCGGCGAAACGGCCCGGTAGAAGGGCAGGAGCTGGTCGCGCGGGCTCCCCGAGTCGTGCGTGACGATCGCCTCTCGCGGGTCGACCGTGCGCATGAAGTCGGCGATGACCCGATAGGGATTGATCGGGACCTCCTTCGAGCCGAGGGTCGGCGCCCACTCGGCCAGCCAGGCCGTGCGAACGCGCTCGAGCTCGGTGCGCACGTGCTCCCGCCCGGCGGGGCGGCCGCCCTGGGCCGTCACGGCCTCGATGAACTGACGCAGCACCAGGCGCGCGTCCCCCAGCAGCGGGTAGTCGGCCGCGTAGCTCTTGTTGAGGTCCCGCTCGTCATTGGTGGCGTGGATGAGCGTCTTGCCGGCCGGGATGCTGGCGGCCATCCCGTGGCGGGTGAAGCTGCAGCCGATGCCGAAGACCACGTCGGCCTCGCGGAGATAGTGCAAGGTCGGCCCGCTCACGGACGGGCCACCGGCGCCGAGCGCGAGCGGGTGGTCCTCGGGGAACGCGCTCTTGGCTTCCATCGTGGTCATGACCGGCGCTTGGAGCAGGTCGGCCAGCTCGAGCAGCTCGGCCGACGCCTCGGCGTACAGCACGCCCTGACCAGCGTGAATCACCGGCCGCCGCGCCTCGCGCAGCACCCGGGCGGCCGTCTCGACGTCGCGGGCATTGGCGCCGGCCGCCGTCGCCTTGACGGGCCGGTACGCCTCGATGAGGGCCTCAGGGACTTCTTCACTCACGACGTCGGCGGGGATCTCGACCATCACCGGGCCCGGGCGGCCCATGCGCATCAGGCTCATGGCCCGGCGCATGACGTCCGCGATCTGCGTGCTCATGCTGACGGTCTCGACGGACTTCGTCACCGACGCGTAGATGCGCGCCGAGCTGAACAGGGGGAAGACCTGCGCGCGGTCGCGCGGGTGCCCGAGCGGCAGGATCAGCATCGGCGTGGAGTCGGAGTACGCGGTGGCCACGCCGGGAAAGGCGTTCTCGGCCCCGGGGCCGTACTGCATGCAGAAGACGGCGAGCGTCTTGCCGTTCCTCACCCGCGCATAGCCGTCGGCGATCCCCACGCCCACCCGTTCCTGACGGCAGAGCACGGGCCGGATGTCGGCCTTGGCCGCGGCCTCGATCACCGGGGTGGTGGGATAGGCGCTCAAGAACTCGGCGCCCTCCATCTTCAGAATGCGGGCGATGGCCTCGACGACGTTCACGGTTGGCGCTCCTTCAGGCTCTCGGCTCGGCGATGAAGACCGGGATCCGCCGCGCGGTCTTCGCCTGGTACTCCTCGTAGGGCGGATACGCCGCGACGGCGAGCTTCCACAGCCGCGCCCGCTCCGTCTCGTCGCTGACCTCGCGGACCCGCATCGGCTTGACGACGGTGTGGTCGCGGATCTCCACGCCGGGGTTCGCGCGCAGGTTGTACACCCAGACCGGGTGCGTCGGTGCGCCGCCCATCGAGCCGACGAGGACGTAGTTGGCGCCGTCCGTCACGCGCATCAGCGGGGTCTTGCGAATCGCGCCCGTTTTGTTGCCGGTGTGCGTCACGATGATCACCGGCAGGCCGGTGTCGCGGAGCGTGGTGCCTTCCCTCCCGCCACTGCGCTCGTAGAGCTCCACCTGCTCGCGCACCCACTGCCGGGGGCTGGGGACATAAGGGGGCATCGTGATCTCCTCGTTGAGTGGTGACTCGGCACACTAGGAGCGATCCGCGCACGTGTCAAGGCTCACGGGCTCGGCTCAGCAACGGCTTCGACAACATTCAGCGCGTGGAGGCCGGGCGCGCCCCGTTCTGGGTGGTCCCCGAGCTGCGGAGCTAGGCGGCGCCCCTCAGTTGGCCACGGACGGCCGGAGACGCTCGGCGATGATGTCGATGGTCTGGTGGATCGCCGGGTAGGTCGCGTAGGACACCTCGAGGGCGATGTGGCCGCACCCGAGGTCCCGAAAGCCGCGCAGCTCATCCGCGATCGCTGGGGGGGAGCCGCCGATCACGTGGCGCCCGCGGATGAGCGCCATGTCCACCGCGGGCCGATGCACGCCCTCGATCACGATGGGGATGCGCAGGGACAGGGCGGGTTCACCCTCGCGACCGACCTCTTTCCAGAGGCGGCGGAGTGTGTCCACGCCTTGGCGGAACGCGTCGAGCGTGGTCGCGGTCGCGTGCCAGCCGTCGCCGAGCCGGGCGACGCGGCGGAGCGCGCCCTCGCTGTTGCCGCCGACGTAGAGCGGCGGCCGCGGCTTCTGGAGCGGCATCGGGGAGAACGTCACCCCATCCAGCCGGTGACGCTTCGTCTGGATCTTCGGGTGCTCCTGCGTCCACAAGGTACGGAACAGCTCCAGGGCTTCCTCGCTCCGGCTGACGCGCTCCTTGAAGGGCACGCCGAGCGCGTCGAATTCTCCTTCCAGCCAGCCGATGGCGGCGCCCACGATCAGGCGGCCGCCGGAGAGGACGTCCACGCTGGCCAGCAGCTTGGCCACCGGAACCGGCGAGCGGTACGGGAGGATCACGACACTGGTGCCCAGCGCGATGCGCTGGGTGACACCAGCGAGCCACGGCAAGACCGCGAGCGGATCGAGCATATGCTCGCGATAGATCACGTTCGCCTGGTCGGGCACGATCACGTGGTCGGTGACCCAGACGGAATCGAGGCCGCGCTCCTCGGCGCGGCGCGCGACCTCGAGCATGCGCGACACCTCGATCGGACGGCCATAGTGCGGCAAGCAGACACCGAGCTTCATCGGGCGGCAGTATACTCCTGTCACGGAGGGACACCATGTCGCTGAAGCCGATCGCCTGCGTGCAGGCCTCCTGGCACACCGACATCACCGAGCACTGCAAGGCGGCCTTCATGGCGGAGTGGCCACGCACGGCTACGGCGCCGACGACGTCGAGTTCTTCTCGGCGCCCGGCAGCCTGGAGATCCCACTGATCGCCAAGAAGCTCGCCAAGACCGCCGCTACGCGTCGTCAACGGAGGAATCTACCGGAACGAGTTCGTGGCGCAGGCCGTGCTGCAGGGCATCGTGCAGACGTCGCTGGAGACCGAGGTGCCGGTGCTGTCGGCCGTGCTGACGCCCCACCACTTCCACGAGCACGCCGTCCATGAGGAGTTCTTCAAGGACCACATGCGCACGAAGGGCAAGGAGCTGGCGGAGGCCTGCGTGTCGATCATCGAGCGCCTCGGACGCCCACCTCTCGTCGTCCCCCCTCGACCGGTCCTTTCTCGAGGACCGAGCGCCGCGGCGTCGACGAGCTCTCGCCGCTGACCTATCCCGGCTGGGAGCCCGGGCGGTGAAGACGGTCCTCATCACTGGTGCCGCCGGAGACGTCGGCGCGCATCTCAGCCGAGAGCTGGCCGGAAAATACAAGCTGCGGCTGTCCGACAAGCGCCCCCTGAAGGCGGCCAAGGGGCAGACGTTCGTGAAAGCCGACGTCGCGAAGATGGCCGACGCGCTCCGCATCACCAAGGGCGTCGACGCCATCGTGCATCTTGGCGGGTATTCGGTGGAAGGCCCGTGGCCGGCCATTCTGCAGGCGAACATCATCGGCTGCTACAACGTGTTCGAGGCGGCGCGGCGCAACGGCGTGAGGCGCATCCTCTTCCCGACCAGCAACCATGCCGTCGGCTTCTACCGCCGGGACCAGACGATCGACCATCGCGTCTACATCAAGCCCGACAGCCGGTACGGCGTCTCCAAGGTCTTCGGCGAGGCGCTCGGCAGCCTCTATGCCGACAAATACGGCATGGAGGTCTTCATGATACGCATCGGCAATGTGAACCCCGCGCCGATCGACAGGCGCCGGCTCTCGATCTGGATCAGCCCGAGAGATCTCGCGCAGCTCGTCTCGATCGGGATCGACCATCCCGACGTCAAGTTCGAGATCGTGTACGGCATCTCCCGGAACACGCGCGCCTGGTACGATAACTCCAACGCCTTCCGTCTCGGCTATCGGCCTCAGGACGACAGCGAAGTCCACGCCGCCGCGGTGCTGGCGCGAGAGAAACCGAGCGACGACGTGATCGCGGAGACCCACCAGGGCGGCAGCTTCTGCACCGCCGAGGACGTGCCGAATCCTGCCGCGCCGAGGAAACCCGCGAACAAAGGCAGGAGGAAATGACGAGGGACGTCCTTGACCTTCGCCCTCCCCCCGCAGAAGCCGTGCGGGGCCGCGCGATCGCCGCCACCATCGCGTCCCGGGCGGCCGTTCGTCCCTAGAGAGCGATCAGACCACGCCGTCTTTGGCGAGCGCGGTGATCTCCGCCTCGCTGTACCCGAGCTCGACCAGGATGTCGTGCCGATGCTGGCCGAGGAGTGGCGACGGGCCGATCGTCGTCGGTGAGGCGGAGAGCTTGATCGGGTTGCCCACGGTCACGTATCGCCCACGCACCGGGTGCTCGATTTCGACGATCATCTCTCGCTCCCGAAGATGCGGATCCCCGAGCACCTCGCCGGTGTCCAGGCAGGCCCCACAGGGGACGCCGGCGGCTGCCAGGATCTTCATGACCTCGTGTTTGGAGCGCTGGGACGTCCACGCCTCGATCAGCCCGTCGACCTCGACCTTGCGCTGCCAGCGTGCGTCCGCGGTTTCGAAGCGCGTGTCGCCGATGAGGTCGTCCCGCCCCATGGCGCGCAGCAGTGGGTGCCACATCTGCTGCTGCGCGTAGATGAAAACGTAGTCGTTGGCGCCGCCGGGCGCGCAGCGGTACGTCGTCCCCGGCACATTGGTACCGAGCTGATTGCCGGAGCGCTCTCGCGCCTTGCCGTGGCGCTGGTGGTCACGCAGGCTGACGCGGATGAGGTTGACGACCGCGTCTTGCATCGACACCTCGACCTGCTGCCCCTGGCCGGTGGTGTGGCGCTGCATGAGCGCGGCGAGGATGCCGATCACGCAGTGCATGCCGGTACCGGAGTCGCCGATCGCAGGCCACATGTACATCGGCGGGCCGTCGGCGACGCCGGTCACGCTCATGGCCCCGCCCATGGCTTGCGCGATGGGCTCGTAGCTCTTGTAGTCGCGGTAGGGCCCGTACGAACCGAAGCCCTTGATGCTCGCGAACACCAACCGTGGATTGATCGCCTGGAGAATCGGATAGCCGAAGCCGAGGCGCTCGATGACGCCGGGGCCGAAGTTCTCCAGCAGCACGTCGGCCGTCTTCAGCAGGGTCCGGAAGACGTCCTTGCCGCGCGGGTGCTTCAGATTGAGCGTCAGGCTTCGCTTGTTCGCGTTGAACGACAGGTAGAAGAGGCTGTCGGCGTCGGGTCGGTCCCGGTGGGTGTGCCGAGCCGGGTCGCCCATGTCCGGCTCCTCGACCTTGATGACGTCGGCGCCCAGCCAGGCTAGCATCTGGCCGCAGGACGGCCCCGCCTGGTTGTTCGTGAGATCGACGACCCGGATACCCGCCAGCGCCTCGCCCATCGTCCGTATCCTCCCGCCAAGATTCTAAAGCCGTCCGGTCTTCGAGGAGCAGCCAGGGCCATTGACACGGGAGTGCGACACGCTACCATCACGGCCACAATGCGGCTCAAGGCTCAGTGAGCGTGGACACGGTGCGGACGGTCACGGGGTACTGCGGGTTCTGCGCGGTGCACTGTCCGGTCGTCACGACGGTGGACGGGGCGCGGATCGTCTCGGTCGAACCGGATGGCGCGCATCCGTATGGCGGTGCGATCTGTTCCAAGGGGCGGGCGGCGCCCGAGTTCCACGACCACGGCGACCGCGTGAACGTTCCACTGCGCCGCACGCGGCCGAAGACGGACCCCGACCCCGGCTGGAAGCCCTGCCGCTGGGACGAGGCGCTCGACCTGATCGCGGACAAGCTGCTCGCAGTGCGCGCGGCCGCCGGCCCGCAGGCGGTGGCGTTCAACAAGGGGACGACCGGCGGCACCGCACTCACGGATTCCGAGCGCTGGCTCCAGCGGCTCATCAATCACTTCGGGACGCCGAACATCGGCGGGACGACCCATCTGTGCCAGTGGCCGCGCGACACCGGCGGGGCCCAGTACACGTTCGGCACGCACGCGCTGCCCATGCCCGACGTCCACCGCAGCGCCGCGATCGTGCTCTGGGGCTCGAACCCGAACGGGAACTTCCTGAGTCTGGCCACCGACGTCGCGGCGGCGAAGGCGCGGGGGGCCAAGCTGCTGGTGATCGACCCGCGCCGGGTGGGTCTCGCCAACAAGGCCGACGTCTGGCTTCAGGTCCGGCCGGGCACCGATGGAGCGCTCGCGCTGGGCCTGATCCATCTCCTGATCCGCGAGCGCCGATACGACGACGAGTTCGTGCGGGGGTGGACGAATGCGCCCTTTCTCGTGCGCGACGACACGGGAGCGCTGCTCACCGGCGTGGACCTCGACGGTGCATCGTCGGCGTCCGGCGTGTACGTGGCGGTAGGGGAAAGGGACGGCCGCCTCGTGCGCTACGACGCCGGGCGCGGCGCGTACGCGAGCGATGCGCGCCTGGCGCTGGGTGGGTCGGGCGACGTCCGGCTGGCCGACGGGCGCCGAGTGACGTGCCGACCCGTGTTCGAGCGCCTGGCCTCGATCGTCGCCGGGTATCCGCCCGATGTGGTCGCGGAGACCACCGGCGTGTCGGCCGGGAAGATCGTGGCGGCCGCGCGGTTGCTCGGCGAGCACCGCCCGGTATCGCACTATTTCCACAACGGCCTCGTGCAACACACGAACGCCACGCAGGCGGCCCGGGCCATCGAGGTCCTCTACGCGTTGATCGGCGATTTCGACCGGCCGGGGGGCAATGTGGCGGGCCCGTCGCCACGGGTGCACGACGTCAGCGCCAAAGCGGTGCTGCCCAGCGCCCTGGCGGCGATGCGGCTGGGACGCCCGGAGCGGCCGATCGGCCCGCCGGCCGCGCCGGGTGTCGTCACCGCCTACGATCTCTACCGCGCGATCCTCGACGGCCAGCCGTACCGGGTGCGGGCGTTGGTGTCATTCGGCGCCAACATGCTGCTGGCCAACGGCGACTCGCTACGGGGCCGGCGCGCGCTCGAACAGCTCGAGTTCTTCGCGCAGATCGAGCTCACGCACACGCCGACCAGCCGCTTCGCCGACGTGCTGCTGCCCGCCGCGAGCTGGATGGAATCGTCGGCCCTCAAGGTCGGTCACCGCTATCCGCCGCAGGCCATGGCTCACATCCAGTTCCGGGAGGCCGTGGTGCCGCCCCTGTACGAGCGCCGCTCGGACGTCGAGATCCTCTTCGGCCTCGCCACGCGGCTCGGCCTGGGCGACGTCTTCTGGGGCGGTGACGTCGAGGCCGGGTATCGCTACCTGCTGGAGCCGGCCGGCGTCAGCCTGGATGCCCTGCGGGGGCGGCCGTACGGGATCGCCGCCACCGGGACGCCATTGCGCTACCGGAAGTTCGCGGAGATCGAGGAGGGCCGCGGAGTGGCGCGGGGATTCGCGACGCCGACCAGGAAGGTGGAGATCTTCGCCACTCGCTTCGCCGAGCACGGCTTGCCGGCGCTGCCGCACTACGTCGAGCCGGCCCTGAGTCCGCGGAGCCGCCCGGACCTGGTCGAGCGCTTCCCTCTCGTGCTGACCAACGCCAAGCGCCCGCAATACCTCCACAGCCAGCTCCGCGGCCTGCCTAGCCTCAGAAAGACTGCGCCCAACCCCACCGCCGAGATCCATCCCGACACCGCAAAGCGCTTCGACGTGACGTCAGGCGAATGGATCCTCGTGGAGACCCCGAGCGGCCGGGTCCGCGCGCAGGCGCACGTCACCGACACGGTGCTCGCCGGTGTCGTCTGCTGCTCCCACGGCTGGTGGGAAGCGTGTCCGGAGCTGGACCTGCCGGGCTTCGACCCTTTCACCGAAGCCGGCGCCAACCAGAACCTCCTCGTCCTCAACGACCAGCACGACCCGGTCAGCGGCGGTACCCCCCACCGCTCCACGCTCTGTCGTGTGGTCAAGGCCGCGCGGCCTTCCTAGGCCGCGCGGCCACCCAGGCGGCCACCGCGGACCCGGCGACGGCGAGGGCCGCGGCGGCGAACGGAATCTGGTAATTTCCGGTCGCGTCGAACAGCCAGCCGCCCAGGAAAGGCCCAATCGCGCCGCCCAGGCCGCCACCCGCCTGGACCACCCCGAGGATCGCGCCCAGATGTGGCCCCGAGAAGAAGTCGGCGGGAATCGCCGAGAGCTGCGCGATGCGCATGCCGAAGCCGAATCCGGAGGCCGTGCAGAGCAGGAGAAGCGGTAGATCGTGAGGGCCTCGCAACGCGCCCTGACCCGCAAGGGCCAGAGCCAGACCGAGAACCAGTCCGCTGATGGTCACGACCGTTCGCGCTCCCCGGCGATCGGA
Proteins encoded in this region:
- a CDS encoding molybdopterin-dependent oxidoreductase; its protein translation is MDTVRTVTGYCGFCAVHCPVVTTVDGARIVSVEPDGAHPYGGAICSKGRAAPEFHDHGDRVNVPLRRTRPKTDPDPGWKPCRWDEALDLIADKLLAVRAAAGPQAVAFNKGTTGGTALTDSERWLQRLINHFGTPNIGGTTHLCQWPRDTGGAQYTFGTHALPMPDVHRSAAIVLWGSNPNGNFLSLATDVAAAKARGAKLLVIDPRRVGLANKADVWLQVRPGTDGALALGLIHLLIRERRYDDEFVRGWTNAPFLVRDDTGALLTGVDLDGASSASGVYVAVGERDGRLVRYDAGRGAYASDARLALGGSGDVRLADGRRVTCRPVFERLASIVAGYPPDVVAETTGVSAGKIVAAARLLGEHRPVSHYFHNGLVQHTNATQAARAIEVLYALIGDFDRPGGNVAGPSPRVHDVSAKAVLPSALAAMRLGRPERPIGPPAAPGVVTAYDLYRAILDGQPYRVRALVSFGANMLLANGDSLRGRRALEQLEFFAQIELTHTPTSRFADVLLPAASWMESSALKVGHRYPPQAMAHIQFREAVVPPLYERRSDVEILFGLATRLGLGDVFWGGDVEAGYRYLLEPAGVSLDALRGRPYGIAATGTPLRYRKFAEIEEGRGVARGFATPTRKVEIFATRFAEHGLPALPHYVEPALSPRSRPDLVERFPLVLTNAKRPQYLHSQLRGLPSLRKTAPNPTAEIHPDTAKRFDVTSGEWILVETPSGRVRAQAHVTDTVLAGVVCCSHGWWEACPELDLPGFDPFTEAGANQNLLVLNDQHDPVSGGTPHRSTLCRVVKAARPS
- a CDS encoding thiamine pyrophosphate-requiring protein, whose translation is MNVVEAIARILKMEGAEFLSAYPTTPVIEAAAKADIRPVLCRQERVGVGIADGYARVRNGKTLAVFCMQYGPGAENAFPGVATAYSDSTPMLILPLGHPRDRAQVFPLFSSARIYASVTKSVETVSMSTQIADVMRRAMSLMRMGRPGPVMVEIPADVVSEEVPEALIEAYRPVKATAAGANARDVETAARVLREARRPVIHAGQGVLYAEASAELLELADLLQAPVMTTMEAKSAFPEDHPLALGAGGPSVSGPTLHYLREADVVFGIGCSFTRHGMAASIPAGKTLIHATNDERDLNKSYAADYPLLGDARLVLRQFIEAVTAQGGRPAGREHVRTELERVRTAWLAEWAPTLGSKEVPINPYRVIADFMRTVDPREAIVTHDSGSPRDQLLPFYRAVSPRSYLGWGKSHALGTGLGLIIGAKLAAPDRFCVNFMGDAAFGMTGLDFETAVRCGIPVCTVVLNNSAMAIEIPHLVVSHDKFGARDIGGRYADLGRALGGWSERVERPEDIAGAFARARKATENGQAALLEFITSQETRFSHRGALR
- a CDS encoding formyl-CoA transferase; the protein is MGEALAGIRVVDLTNNQAGPSCGQMLAWLGADVIKVEEPDMGDPARHTHRDRPDADSLFYLSFNANKRSLTLNLKHPRGKDVFRTLLKTADVLLENFGPGVIERLGFGYPILQAINPRLVFASIKGFGSYGPYRDYKSYEPIAQAMGGAMSVTGVADGPPMYMWPAIGDSGTGMHCVIGILAALMQRHTTGQGQQVEVSMQDAVVNLIRVSLRDHQRHGKARERSGNQLGTNVPGTTYRCAPGGANDYVFIYAQQQMWHPLLRAMGRDDLIGDTRFETADARWQRKVEVDGLIEAWTSQRSKHEVMKILAAAGVPCGACLDTGEVLGDPHLREREMIVEIEHPVRGRYVTVGNPIKLSASPTTIGPSPLLGQHRHDILVELGYSEAEITALAKDGVV
- a CDS encoding amidohydrolase family protein gives rise to the protein MLIVDSQIHIWQNARMSAHHRQIPTYSVDDALAEMAGAGVDGAVIHPPSALGEPVNALAVEAVRLHPDKFCILGHFDLQSPDRETIVARWRERPGMLGFRFTFNQPHQKAWWTDGSLDWFWAAAEKAQLPVGLLAGGNMAALAKIAERHPGLKLHIDHLGRHGGGSGLKDDAAFADLKDTLALARFPHVAIKMSGAPSYSSQPYPYRNIHDYLRQIFEAFGPERSFWGTDITRMPCSYRQCVTMFTEELPWLRGRDLERVMGGAIVDWLGWKRPAA
- a CDS encoding MFS transporter, with product MTISGLVLGLALALAGQGALRGPHDLPLLLLCTASGFGFGMRIAQLSAIPADFFSGPHLGAILGVVQAGGGLGGAIGPFLGGWLFDATGNYQIPFAAAALAVAGSAVAAWVAARPRKAARP
- a CDS encoding NAD(P)-dependent oxidoreductase, with the translated sequence MKTVLITGAAGDVGAHLSRELAGKYKLRLSDKRPLKAAKGQTFVKADVAKMADALRITKGVDAIVHLGGYSVEGPWPAILQANIIGCYNVFEAARRNGVRRILFPTSNHAVGFYRRDQTIDHRVYIKPDSRYGVSKVFGEALGSLYADKYGMEVFMIRIGNVNPAPIDRRRLSIWISPRDLAQLVSIGIDHPDVKFEIVYGISRNTRAWYDNSNAFRLGYRPQDDSEVHAAAVLAREKPSDDVIAETHQGGSFCTAEDVPNPAAPRKPANKGRRK
- a CDS encoding nitroreductase family deazaflavin-dependent oxidoreductase codes for the protein MPPYVPSPRQWVREQVELYERSGGREGTTLRDTGLPVIIVTHTGNKTGAIRKTPLMRVTDGANYVLVGSMGGAPTHPVWVYNLRANPGVEIRDHTVVKPMRVREVSDETERARLWKLAVAAYPPYEEYQAKTARRIPVFIAEPRA
- a CDS encoding Zn-dependent hydrolase, whose translation is MTHVCASRLDSRLRALAGFGALPGGGVSRAAWSPAHEAARAWLVAEIRSAGLEAWIDPAGNTFGGLGARSFQADHPVIVTGSHIDTVPEGGTLDGALGVIAGLECLQTVREAGIRPARPLAVAAWSDEEGRYGSLFGSRAFAGNLDVARIPDLASLDGDRLVDAMRRAGFDALHAPEARAPAGSVAAYVELHIEQGARLEEAGLHIGIVDRIVGVRRARIVFSGQADHAGTTPMDRRRDAFLAAADFALQARALITTDGSPVTVSNIGYVAVYPGAANVVPGRTELIHEMRDPDPGVLARLTPAVEALATAVASTRGIGVEIRPLSATAPTSFAERVMAAAETACDRLGLKAQRLYSAAGHDAQNLARITDAGMIFIPSKGGRSHRVDETSEAVDIERGANVLLHTLLALAG
- a CDS encoding TIGR03619 family F420-dependent LLM class oxidoreductase, whose translation is MKLGVCLPHYGRPIEVSRMLEVARRAEERGLDSVWVTDHVIVPDQANVIYREHMLDPLAVLPWLAGVTQRIALGTSVVILPYRSPVPVAKLLASVDVLSGGRLIVGAAIGWLEGEFDALGVPFKERVSRSEEALELFRTLWTQEHPKIQTKRHRLDGVTFSPMPLQKPRPPLYVGGNSEGALRRVARLGDGWHATATTLDAFRQGVDTLRRLWKEVGREGEPALSLRIPIVIEGVHRPAVDMALIRGRHVIGGSPPAIADELRGFRDLGCGHIALEVSYATYPAIHQTIDIIAERLRPSVAN